One stretch of Cyclopterus lumpus isolate fCycLum1 chromosome 10, fCycLum1.pri, whole genome shotgun sequence DNA includes these proteins:
- the LOC117737534 gene encoding ETS-related transcription factor Elf-2-like isoform X1, with product MTSVVVSDGGGNIVEYVTVVEEPQQCEQQQAEEEEEEEEEEEVVQQEIEAVIVEGGEEVQEDVEEEEEEGVLLQEEGCPAVIVEEVSSAQVEECYSAQVLVYDDETYLMQDVAEEQEVITEVSETVEMSGHDMVCFDKTFEAAEALLHMESPGGLHNERNAAEDVMMETVVEVSTECGPIEEEESFPIPPDCEPAVKRKRGGGRKPKTNQPASNGSFGMDLGMKKRPREGKGNTTYLWEFLLELLQDKNTCPRYIKWMQREKGIFKLVDSKAVSKLWGKHKNKPDMNYETMGRALRYYYQRGILAKVEGQRLAYQFKEMPKNIRVIDDEEDGEEAEDSECVLSGQLPAHQHATVSLGANSPAAAQHQQTYITVIGGNAGARPIRALPVVMTNSLGQVTLNSSSILTTASGVPVTVANASAGAPPKLVIQALPTMLPSGSKAGEKITIITIPASQLATLMQSNPSGQIAQLFQAKPVMTQLAHGAAKQATASSTIQLTAGRPLQQHLVLARPAAVAQPLPQLTIRFNQPHAFPPKTPTQPSKPPSSQPEAAQLEAAALEAPPAAAEATSS from the exons ATGACCTCTGTGGTAGTGTCAGATGGTGGAGGGAACATCGTGGAGTATGTCACCGTGGTGGAGGAGCCTCAGCAG tgtgagcagcagcaggctgaggaagaggaggaggaggaggaagaggaggaagtagtTCAGCAGGAAATAGAGGCAGTGATCGTGGAAGGTGGCGAGGAGGTGCAGgaagatgtggaggaggaggaggaggagggtgtgctGCTGCAAGAAGAGGGCTGTCCGGCGGTGATCGTGGAGGAGGTGTCCAGTGCCCAGGTAGAGGAGTGCTACTCTGCACAGGTCCTGGTCTACGACGACGAGACCTACCTGATGCAGGATGTGgccgaggagcaggaggtgatCACCGAGGTGTCTGAGACTG TGGAGATGTCCGGTCACGACATGGTGTGTTTCGACAAAACCTTCGAAGCGGCAGAGGCTCTTCTCCACATGGAGTCCCCCGGAGGACTGCACAATGAACGCAACGCAG CAGAAGACGTGATGATGGAGACGGTGGTGGAGGTATCGACAGAGTGCGGCCCcatagaggaagaggagtcctTCCCCATCCCTCCAGACTGTGAACCTGCTgtcaagaggaagagaggag GTGGACGCAAGCCCAAGACGAACCAGCCCGCTTCCAACGGCTCCTTTGGGATGGACCtggggatgaagaagaggccGAGGGAGGGCAAAG GCAACACCACCTATCTGTGGGAGttcctgctggagctgctgcaggacaaAAACACCTGTCCCAGGTACATCAAGTGGATGCAGAGGGAGAAGGGCATCTTCAAGCTGGTCGACTCCAAGGCCGTGTCCAAACTGTGGGGGAAACACAAGAACAAGCCCGACATGAACTATGAGACCATGGGTCGAGCCCTGAG gtattaCTACCAGCGCGGTATCCTGGCCAAAGTGGAGGGACAGCGGCTGGCCTACCAGTTCAAAGAAATGCCCAAGAACATCCGGGTGAtcgacgacgaggaggacggagaggaggcggaggacagCGAGTGCGTGCTGTCCGGCCAGCTGCCGGCTCACCAGCACGCCACCGTCAGCCTGGGCGCCAACTCTCCCGCTGCCGCCCAGCACCAACAGACCTACATCACCGTCATCGGCGGCAACGCCGGCGCCAG ACCCATCCGAGCCCTGCCAGTGGTCATGACCAACTCGCTGGGTCAGGTGACGTTGAACTCCTCTTCGATCCTTACCACCGCCTCGGGGGTCCCGGTAACAGTAGCCAACGCCTCCGCCGGCGCTCCCCCGAAGCTGGTCATCCAGGCTCTGCCCACCATGCTGCCCTCCGGCTCCAAAGCGGGGGAGAagatcaccatcatcaccatcccgGCTAGCCAGCTCGCCACACTGATGCAGTCTAACCCGTCTGGCCAGATCGCGCAGCTCTTCCAGGCAAAGCCTGTCATGACGCAGCTGGCGCACGGCGCCGCCAAACAGGCCACCGCCTCCTCGACGATCCAGCTGACGGCGGGCCGGCCGCTGCAGCAGCACCTCGTCCTGGCTAGGCCGGCAGCGGTGG
- the LOC117737534 gene encoding ETS-related transcription factor Elf-2-like isoform X2, with product MTSVVVSDGGGNIVEYVTVVEEPQQCEQQQAEEEEEEEEEEEVVQQEIEAVIVEGGEEVQEDVEEEEEEGVLLQEEGCPAVIVEEVSSAQVEECYSAQVLVYDDETYLMQDVAEEQEVITEVSETVEMSGHDMVCFDKTFEAAEALLHMESPGGLHNERNAEDVMMETVVEVSTECGPIEEEESFPIPPDCEPAVKRKRGGGRKPKTNQPASNGSFGMDLGMKKRPREGKGNTTYLWEFLLELLQDKNTCPRYIKWMQREKGIFKLVDSKAVSKLWGKHKNKPDMNYETMGRALRYYYQRGILAKVEGQRLAYQFKEMPKNIRVIDDEEDGEEAEDSECVLSGQLPAHQHATVSLGANSPAAAQHQQTYITVIGGNAGARPIRALPVVMTNSLGQVTLNSSSILTTASGVPVTVANASAGAPPKLVIQALPTMLPSGSKAGEKITIITIPASQLATLMQSNPSGQIAQLFQAKPVMTQLAHGAAKQATASSTIQLTAGRPLQQHLVLARPAAVAQPLPQLTIRFNQPHAFPPKTPTQPSKPPSSQPEAAQLEAAALEAPPAAAEATSS from the exons ATGACCTCTGTGGTAGTGTCAGATGGTGGAGGGAACATCGTGGAGTATGTCACCGTGGTGGAGGAGCCTCAGCAG tgtgagcagcagcaggctgaggaagaggaggaggaggaggaagaggaggaagtagtTCAGCAGGAAATAGAGGCAGTGATCGTGGAAGGTGGCGAGGAGGTGCAGgaagatgtggaggaggaggaggaggagggtgtgctGCTGCAAGAAGAGGGCTGTCCGGCGGTGATCGTGGAGGAGGTGTCCAGTGCCCAGGTAGAGGAGTGCTACTCTGCACAGGTCCTGGTCTACGACGACGAGACCTACCTGATGCAGGATGTGgccgaggagcaggaggtgatCACCGAGGTGTCTGAGACTG TGGAGATGTCCGGTCACGACATGGTGTGTTTCGACAAAACCTTCGAAGCGGCAGAGGCTCTTCTCCACATGGAGTCCCCCGGAGGACTGCACAATGAACGCAACGCAG AAGACGTGATGATGGAGACGGTGGTGGAGGTATCGACAGAGTGCGGCCCcatagaggaagaggagtcctTCCCCATCCCTCCAGACTGTGAACCTGCTgtcaagaggaagagaggag GTGGACGCAAGCCCAAGACGAACCAGCCCGCTTCCAACGGCTCCTTTGGGATGGACCtggggatgaagaagaggccGAGGGAGGGCAAAG GCAACACCACCTATCTGTGGGAGttcctgctggagctgctgcaggacaaAAACACCTGTCCCAGGTACATCAAGTGGATGCAGAGGGAGAAGGGCATCTTCAAGCTGGTCGACTCCAAGGCCGTGTCCAAACTGTGGGGGAAACACAAGAACAAGCCCGACATGAACTATGAGACCATGGGTCGAGCCCTGAG gtattaCTACCAGCGCGGTATCCTGGCCAAAGTGGAGGGACAGCGGCTGGCCTACCAGTTCAAAGAAATGCCCAAGAACATCCGGGTGAtcgacgacgaggaggacggagaggaggcggaggacagCGAGTGCGTGCTGTCCGGCCAGCTGCCGGCTCACCAGCACGCCACCGTCAGCCTGGGCGCCAACTCTCCCGCTGCCGCCCAGCACCAACAGACCTACATCACCGTCATCGGCGGCAACGCCGGCGCCAG ACCCATCCGAGCCCTGCCAGTGGTCATGACCAACTCGCTGGGTCAGGTGACGTTGAACTCCTCTTCGATCCTTACCACCGCCTCGGGGGTCCCGGTAACAGTAGCCAACGCCTCCGCCGGCGCTCCCCCGAAGCTGGTCATCCAGGCTCTGCCCACCATGCTGCCCTCCGGCTCCAAAGCGGGGGAGAagatcaccatcatcaccatcccgGCTAGCCAGCTCGCCACACTGATGCAGTCTAACCCGTCTGGCCAGATCGCGCAGCTCTTCCAGGCAAAGCCTGTCATGACGCAGCTGGCGCACGGCGCCGCCAAACAGGCCACCGCCTCCTCGACGATCCAGCTGACGGCGGGCCGGCCGCTGCAGCAGCACCTCGTCCTGGCTAGGCCGGCAGCGGTGG